The Salmo salar chromosome ssa04, Ssal_v3.1, whole genome shotgun sequence genomic sequence AGACCAGTTTCTTCCACTGTACACAGTCTGGTTCTCAGTGTTATTCAGTCGCAAATTTACCTTATGTGTGTCTGTACTTTAAAATGTGTTCTTTTTATTTTTGTAGCTGGTGACTCTGTTCCAGATGTGGGTGGTTCCTCTGTACTTCACCACCAAGCTTCACTGGTGGAGGTTTCTGGTCACGTGGTTCATCTTCTCTGTGGTCACTGCATACGTTACCTACCGTGCCACACGCAAGCCCCTGGTGTGCACCACGCCCAGGTAAGGCCCCATACACAAGCCCAGGTAGTGTCTACACACATCCATATAACACCTCATATATTGTGCCAGTAATCCAAAGGTAGCTGATTCAAaaccctgagccgacaaggtgaaaaatgtgTCCATGTGctcttaagcaaggcacttatccctaattgctccagggttgctGTCCAATAATAGCTGATACCTTGCTCTGACACCACTCTTCGAGGGTGTGTcagggggagtgggatatgcaaaaaaaacacatttgcacttgtacatgtgtgaatagGAGAAATGTAAGCACCCACCTAATAATTTTATACCGAATGCCTAGGTGATGCATGATAGAATGGTCATGGTAAGAGGGCCACCAATCCAAAGTCCCAAATGTAACCTGTCATGCAGCCAGTGCTGCTCTAGGCAAAATACTGATCTATGTTTCTTCACATTACCTCTGCCAGTTAGCTGAAATATGTCTGAATGTTTCCTTGTGTTTCTTTGGACAGGCTGGTCTATAAAtggttcctcctcctctacaagATCAGCTATGCCACAGGGATAGTGGGCTACACTGTCGTCATGTTTACACTGTTTGGCATCAACTTGATATTTAGGTATGTTCTGGTTATTTCTAGGCCCAATTGTGTATTTATGGACAATACCAGTGGTTTACAAGGATTGTGCTTGTGTAGTTAGTAACTTTCTCTCTAAAACCTTCAAATAAGTTTAGATTTTTAGAGGAGGTGCCAGAGCTTTCTTTGAGAAGTAGTAACATGTTGATCATGCTAATAGTATTGATGATGCTTTTGGTTGGCTTTATTTCCAGAATAAAGCCAGAGGACGCAATGGATTTTGGCGTGTCCTTGCTGTTCTATGGTCTGTACTATGGCGTCCTGGGTAGGGACTTTGCCGAAATGTGTGCAGACTTCATGGCATCGACAGTGGGGGTGAGTATACAAGTACTTGTTTTTTTTAAGTAAAGGCTGTGAATCTGTCCAGCCACACTATATTGTGTCTCTGACTTCTCTAGTACTACAGTGCGTCTGGAATGCCCACCAAGCACCTCTCAGACAGTATCTGCGCTGTGTGTGGCCAGCCCATACTGGTTGATGTCAGCGAAGAGGGAATCATCGAGAACACATACAGACTATCCTGCAACCATGTGTATTCTTTTTCATCTAAGAAAAATGCTCTAGATAAATATGAACATATTTGAATAACACATAGGAGCTTGATGTGGTAGAACTGATTTATCTGTTGCATAAAAGCCGTAACTGGCAGTCAGTCGTGGAAAACAGGTGGTGTACGCACACAAACACCAAAGGGAAATTGACCAAACAGACGTGTGCATGAACTTTATTTCTGAGATGTGACTGTTGTTCGTATGACTCAATAACACTGTACCATGAGCCCGTCTCACTTCCTGTTTCTGTAAATAATGTTGCCCTATGTCATCTCCTGTATTGACTGCCTGTACTAGTCTTCCATGAGGTGAAATGTCACATGTTATATGGCATTTGTGGTAACTATGTTCACATTTTGAGGACATCAGATTTGAATAGCTTACTGGTGATGTTGCTGATATGGTTATTAGTGTGCCACAGGGAAGTAGGAAGAAACTTTCCAGTATGCCCTTTTACTATGCCTACAGCATTTGACCCAATTTCCCCTATTGTTTCATATTTGGCCTCATTTTGTAGTTATTCTCATGTTTTTAGGGTTGAATACATACacatgatttctgtattttgaaagttatatatcttaacttgattgctgacaagcaaaaccttttgggactatgtcaacaatgggctactgaaacaaataccaaaatattgtttttgggtggaattttccCTTAACTCTCTCTGCCTCAGATTCCATGAATTCTGCATACGAGGATGGTGCATCGTGGGAAAGAAGCAGATATGCCCGTACTGCAAAGAGAAGGTGGACCTGAAAAGGATGTTCAGTAACCCGTATCCTTTACTCTTCTGCTCTCATATGACatgtttgtgtttttatttagttttcacttttatttatacaggtaagtcaattaacaacaaattcttatttacaatgacgacctgtcAGGGAGCGAGCACAGCACATATAACACACAGGTTTAGTAATATCCTACATCTCTTGTAGTGTGTCTTAGTGTTACctttttgtgttgtgtgtgtttttaacaTTCAGATGGTCTCACTCAGTGACCCTTTGTTTCACCCACTCTCCCTCTGTTTGTCAGCATGACTGGAATTCGCACAGTCCAGAGCACATAAGATGGCAAATGTTGAGGCCGAGTTATTTTCCTTGGCTGTGATGGGAATAAGTTGTTTCCTGTAAATGCTGCAGCATTGGCACATTTACACAGTGATGTTGTTCATGGGACTTTTGACCCACATTGATATGTAAACACAAACTGGAACAGGATATTATGGGAAGGGACCTCAGGTGAAGTCCTCTGAAAACAAGGTTAACCATTGTCTGATAGCTGTCTTCATGGAGACCTTGCATAAAGTAGTTCCAGTTCCTCTTTTGCTGCAGTAAAAACTCAACAGACGCAGCTTTCTGCCATTTCTGCTTTAGGGGACGGGGTTTCCATTGCATCCACTCAATACACAAATCCTTTTTTGACCAACagcatacatactgtatttaatTTCACACCATTTTTATTAAATAACACCCTAGAGCAGGGGTTCTAAAACTTTCTCAGCCTGGGACTCAAATGAGAAATTGGCTGTTTTCCCGTGTCCCAAGCTCATGAAAACATGCCCCCTTTTCGGGGCCCGACGCGAGATTTGTGCCCCCCAGGGGCCTCGTGGcgat encodes the following:
- the rn121 gene encoding RING finger protein 121 isoform X1, with product MHAKHKGHESMHAEMVLILIVTLVIAQLVLVQWKQRHPKSYNLVTLFQMWVVPLYFTTKLHWWRFLVTWFIFSVVTAYVTYRATRKPLVCTTPRLVYKWFLLLYKISYATGIVGYTVVMFTLFGINLIFRIKPEDAMDFGVSLLFYGLYYGVLGRDFAEMCADFMASTVGYYSASGMPTKHLSDSICAVCGQPILVDVSEEGIIENTYRLSCNHVFHEFCIRGWCIVGKKQICPYCKEKVDLKRMFSNPWERPHVMYGQLLDWLRYLVAWQPVIIGLVQGINYILGLE
- the rn121 gene encoding RING finger protein 121 translates to MAGVFEVEVDGVEHDHGLGHHDEPNQVDLSHLSPEEKWRLEHARMHAKHKGHESMHAEMVLILIVTLVIAQLVLVQWKQRHPKSYNLVTLFQMWVVPLYFTTKLHWWRFLVTWFIFSVVTAYVTYRATRKPLVCTTPRLVYKWFLLLYKISYATGIVGYTVVMFTLFGINLIFRIKPEDAMDFGVSLLFYGLYYGVLGRDFAEMCADFMASTVGYYSASGMPTKHLSDSICAVCGQPILVDVSEEGIIENTYRLSCNHVFHEFCIRGWCIVGKKQICPYCKEKVDLKRMFSNPWERPHVMYGQLLDWLRYLVAWQPVIIGLVQGINYILGLE